The Archangium primigenium genomic interval ACATCCCTGGAGCGACTCAGCGGTTCCTGGGGAACGGGGGCGGGAGCAGGTCCGGGTCGGTGCCGCGGACGATCCAGTCCTCCGCCCGAGCCTCCCAGTCGGCGTCCTTCTCCGCGTCCAGGTAGCGCTCGTAGACGTCCGTGCCCGAGGACTTGGCCGCGCGCAGCAGGGGAATCAGCGCCACCGTGCTGTCCAGCACCACCGCCGCGCGCTCCAGTCCGTGGGCCCGGGACCACGCCATCGCCTCGCGCACGAGCGCCTGGGTGTCGGGGGGATTGGCGCGCTGCGTGCGCGCGTCCAGCAGCAGGCCGAAAGGCCGTCCCTCCAGGGCTGAGACTTGACGCTGGAGATCCTCGAACCAGGCCCGTGCGTCCGCGGGCGTCACGTAGCCAGGCGCCTGCACGCGAAAGCCATACGCCGTGCTCACGTTCTGAGGGACAGGCATGCGCTTTCCTCGTGGACTCGCCAGACGCGAGCCCGAGCGCTCCGGTTCGCTCGGGCGCGCGAGTGTAGCGTGAACCACCCGCCGTCACCCGAACATCACGCGCGGTCCGGGTCTCCATTGCTCCTGGAAAAATCCATTAGACTCCGGGGCCTCTCTCTCCGGAATCCGGTGACGATGCAGACCCTGGCTTCTCCGCCTCCTCCGCCGCCCGCGGGCGCGGAGGACGGCGCCGTCCTCCCCCGTGAGCCCCATGGCTTCTTCGGACATCCCCGTGGCCTGTCCACGCTCTTCTTCACGGAGATGTGGGAGCGCTTCAGCTACTACGGCATGAAGGCGCTGCTCATCCTGTTCATGACGGCCTCGGCGGCGCAGGGGGGCCTGGGCTTCGACACGAACAAGGCGAGCGCCATCTACGGGCTGTACACGGCGGCGGTGTACCTCACGGCGCTGCCGGGCGGGTGGATCGCGGACCGCTTCATCGGCCAGCGGCACGCGGTGCTCGTGGGCGGCATCATCATCGCGCTCGGGCACTTCAGCATGGCGCTGCCCGGGGTGGCCTTCTTCTACCTGGGCCTGCTGCTCATCGTCACCGGCACGGGCCTGCTCAAGCCCAACATCAGCGCCATGGTGGGCGGGCTCTACGCCCCGGGCGACGCGCGGCGCGACGCGGGCTTCTCCATCTTCTACATGGGCATCAACATCGGCGTGTCCGTGGCGCCCATCGTGCTCGGCTACCTGGGCGAGAACGTGAGCTGGCACGCGGGCTTCGGCCTGGCCGGCGTGGGCATGGTGTTCGGGCTCATCCAGTACGTGGCGGGCGCCCGGCACCTGGGGGACGTGGGGCGGCCCACGCCGCGCGCGGGGGAGGCCTCCGCGTCCGGGGGCTCGAGCGGCGGCGTGGCGCTGGGCTTGGGCGTGGCGGTGGTGGCGCTGCTCGGGGGCGCGCAGGCGCTGGGCATCGTGGACATGACGAGCGCGGTGGGTCTGGCCCACACGGTGCTGCTCATCATCGTGGCGCTGTCGGTGGCCGTGTTCGGCTACTACTTCACCGCCGGGGGGCTGGACGCCCAGGAGAAGCGGCGGCTGGGCGTCATCGGCGTGTTCTTCCTCGGCTCGTTCATCTTCTGGGCGGGCTTCGAGCAGGCGGGCTCCTCGCTCAACCTCTTCGCCCGCTCGCTCACGGACCGCGAGGTGTTCGGCTGGCTCATGCCCGCCAGCTTCCTGCAGTCCGTCAACGGCGTGTTCATCATCGCGCTCGCCCCGGTGTTCGCCTGGCTGTGGGTGCGGTTGAGCCGGCGCGGACGCGAGCCCTCCAGCCCCGCCAAGTTCTCGCTCGGCCTGGTGATGCTGGGCGCGGGCTTCCTCGTCATGGTGGCCGCGTCGCTCGCCGCCGCGGGGGGCCAGAAGGTGAGCCCGATGTGGCTGGTGCTCACCTACCTGCTGCACACCTTCGGGGAGCTGTGCCTGAGCCCGGTGGGCCTGAGCACGGTGACGAAGCTCTCCCCCCCGCGCGCGGTGGGCCAGATGATGGGCGTGTGGTTCCTGTCCATGGCGCTCGGCAACCTCATCGCCGGCCGGGTGGCGGGGCAGTTCGAGTCCATGCCCCTGCCCCAGCTCTTCGGTCAGGTGGCGCTCGTCACGCTGGTGGCGGGCGGGGTGCTCGCCGCCTGCGTGAAGCCCCTGCGCGGGATGATGGGCGGGGTGCGCTAGCGGCCTGGCAGCGCCTTGGCGGCCTTGTCGCGCATGCGCTGGAGCTTCTCGCGCGGCAGCCACAGGCCGCGCGACATCACCCCGAGCGCCTGCCCCACCCGGCCCACGTCCTCCAGGGGGTTGGCGGGCAGGAGCATCAGGTCCGCGTGCTGGCCCACCGCCACCGTGCCGAAGCGCGCCGCCGGGTCCACGTGCTCCTGGATGAAGGCGCCCGCGTCGCGGGTGGCCGCGCACAGGGCCGCGTAGGGGCTCAGGCCCGCGTCCACCAGCTCCCCCAGCTCGCGGTGCACCGAGGCGCCGGGAAACAGCCCCACGTCCGAGGCGTCCGTGCCCACCACCAGCCGCGCGCCCTCCTTCTGGAGCGCCCGCGTGAAGGCGCGCATCAGCGGGTAGAGCGCGCGCTCGCGCTCCCCATAGGCCGCCACGTCGATGCGGCGCGTCGGGTTGGTGTAGCTCCACGTGCGCAGCACCTCCGGGGACAGGTAGCGCGCCTCGGGGTCCGCGAAGACGCCCTCCACGTTCTCCAGCATCCGCAGCTGCGCGTGGATCTGCACCAGGCCCGGCGCCACCGTGGTGCCCGCGGCCTTGGTGGCGCGCGCGAGCTCGGCCAGGGCGGCCTCCTCCGGCAGGGTCCGCGCGAAGAACTCCGCGCCCGGCGCCACGAGCGCCTGACGCGCGCGCAGCACCGTGTCCACGCCGCCCTTGCGCGGCACGTGGCCCACCACGGGCAGCTTCTGCTGGCGCGCCATCCCGGAGATGACCGCGTACACCTCGGGATCCAGCGTGTGGTAGACCTTGATGGCGTCGTAGCCCGCGAGCTTCTGCCGCACCACGGCGATGCGCGCCTGCTCCGCGCTCGTCACCGCCACCGCGTCCCCGCGTCCCGGCTGCCCGTCGAACAGCGGGCTGCTCGTGTAGAGCCGGGGACCGAAGCGCTGCTGCTCGGTGAGCTGGGCGCGCAGGGCGAGCTGTCGCGGCGAGCCGTTCAGGTCGAACACGGTGGTGACGCCGTGGGCGAGGTACGACAGCAGCTGCTCGTCCGAGTGCAGGTGGATCTGGAAGTCCGCCAGCCCCGGCATCAGGAAGTGGCCCCGGCCCTCGATGCGCTCGGCGTCGGCGGGCACGGTGATGGACGCGCTGGGCCCCAGGGCGGTGATGAAGCCATTGCGGACGACGACCGTCTGGTCCATCAGGACACGCTCGGTGTCCATGGGGACGACGTGGACCCCCACGAAGGCGACGGCGCGCTCGGACACCACGGGCACCGACAGCGGCGCGCTCCGACAACCCGACAACATCCCCACCACGAACAACAGACAGGCGCCCAGGCTGGCCAGGACGCGCGGGGTCTTCATGACAAGTCCCTTCGTTGCATACCCGCTGGGGAGTATACGCCCGGGGGGCTCAGCTACTCAGCAGCCGTGCCCAGTCACTGGGACCCGCGAAGACGCGCGCGCCCCAGCGCTCGCAGAGAGCCCGATGGGTCAGGGCGCCCTGCCCGCCCACCCAGACGGGAGGACCGCCGGGGGTCAGCCCTTGCATGATGGGCTTGAGCATGGCCTCGAACGCCTCGGCGCCCGGATCCAGCACCGCCGAGAGCCCCACCAGGTCCACCTTCAGGGCCCGGGACATGCGGACCACCTCGTCGCCGGGGGTGCGCTGGCCCAGCAGCGTCACCGTCATGCCGGCATGCCGCATCCGCAGCGCCAGCCCCAGGAGCCCCATCTCGTGCATCTCCTCCGGAAAGCACGCGAGCAGCACGTGGCGCCGCCCCTTGTTGGGCGCCGCGTGCAGCAGGCTGATGAGCCGCGCGCGCACCTCCTGGGTCACCAGGTGCTCCTGGCCCACGGAGAAGACGCCCGAGTGCCACAGGTCCCCCACCTCGCGCTGCAGGGGCACCAGCACGTCCTCGTAGGCCCTCAGGGGCGAGAGCGCCCCCAGCACCTCGTCCAGCGTCTCCGACACCCGCCGCTGGTCCAGCGCGCGCACCGCCTCGAGGATGTCCTCGCGCCAGGACTGGACGCTCACCGGACCCGGCTCCTGGGGGGCGGTGGACACGGCGGGCTGGGCGGCGTCGATCTCCGCCAGGAGCTGCGGCAGCATCGTGGCCGCCTCGCTGATGGACACCCCCTCCTCGGTCAGCTGCTTGAGCCGCTTGAGCAGGGCCACGTCCCGGTCCGTGTAGACGCGGTAGCCCGCGGGCGTGCGCCGGGGGGAGAGCACCCCATAGCGCCGCTCCCAGGCGCGGATGAGCTCCACCCGCACGCCGGAGAACTCCGCGGCCACGTGGATGCGGTAGGTGCGCTCAGCCATGGGACCGCCCGCGCACGGCGTCCCACCGCTCCGCGACGCCCCGGGCCCCCGCCACGCACCGGGTGAAGCCCTCCAGGCTCGTCACCGACTCCAGCGCGCGCACCGTGGCGCTCAGGGCCTCCTGGAAGCGCGCCAGGGGCCCGGCCGCATGGGCCTCGCCCACCTGCACCAGCACGTCGGGCCGCTCGTGCTCGAAGAAGACGTAGCGGATGGCGAGCGGCACGCACGGCACCTGCCCCACCCGCGCGAGCAGCTCCACGCCGCGCTCGAGCCGCAGCTCCCGCGCTCCGAAGGGCCGCAGCTCGCCCTCGGGGAAGATGCACACCGCGGCCCGGGGTTTGCGCAGCAGGCCCCGCGCATAGCGCAGGGTCTCCAGGGACGAGGACCCCTCACCCCGGCGGATGCTGAACGCCCCCAGCCGCGACAGGAAGCGGTAGCGCGCCAGGTTGTGCTCCTCCATGACGCAGTACGCATCCCAACCCGCCGCCCGCCCGAGCTGGTGCAGCACGAACCCATCCCACCAGTTGGTGTGGTTGGCGTAGACGAGCCGCGCCTGGGCGCCGCCCTCCAAGGGTCCGCGCACCCACAAGCCTCGGAAGGCGGACCGGAACTTCCAGCCCACGTACCCGTCGGCCACCCCGCCGAGAAGCCCCCCCTTGGCCGCGTGGATCAAGGCACACGCGCCTCTCGCCGGGACAACAAGGCCAGGAAGAGGGTGAGCCCCAGGGCCACCATCACGCTGGTGAGCACGAAGAAGAGCAGCTCCTCCAGGGGCACCGCCCCCAGGTAGATGCCCAGGTGCTTGCCCTCGCCGAAGCCCCAGATGCCCTCGGCGATGGCCAGGTGGTCCGCGATGGACAGGTACACGCCCACCACGAGCGCGGGTACGAGCGCCGCGCGGAAGATGGGGCCCGCGCGCTCGCGGAAGTAGAGGCGCAGCACCACCGCCTGCAACAGGATGAAGGGGCCCGCCCACGCCATCAGGTGGATGAAGTACGCCCAGCGCGAGTCCATCATGGCGTCACCTCCCGGGTGCCCAGCCGCCGCTCGGGCTCGGACGCCCCCTTGGGCGTGACGGTCCGGGCCGAGGGC includes:
- a CDS encoding MerR family transcriptional regulator, with product MAERTYRIHVAAEFSGVRVELIRAWERRYGVLSPRRTPAGYRVYTDRDVALLKRLKQLTEEGVSISEAATMLPQLLAEIDAAQPAVSTAPQEPGPVSVQSWREDILEAVRALDQRRVSETLDEVLGALSPLRAYEDVLVPLQREVGDLWHSGVFSVGQEHLVTQEVRARLISLLHAAPNKGRRHVLLACFPEEMHEMGLLGLALRMRHAGMTVTLLGQRTPGDEVVRMSRALKVDLVGLSAVLDPGAEAFEAMLKPIMQGLTPGGPPVWVGGQGALTHRALCERWGARVFAGPSDWARLLSS
- a CDS encoding amidohydrolase family protein codes for the protein MKTPRVLASLGACLLFVVGMLSGCRSAPLSVPVVSERAVAFVGVHVVPMDTERVLMDQTVVVRNGFITALGPSASITVPADAERIEGRGHFLMPGLADFQIHLHSDEQLLSYLAHGVTTVFDLNGSPRQLALRAQLTEQQRFGPRLYTSSPLFDGQPGRGDAVAVTSAEQARIAVVRQKLAGYDAIKVYHTLDPEVYAVISGMARQQKLPVVGHVPRKGGVDTVLRARQALVAPGAEFFARTLPEEAALAELARATKAAGTTVAPGLVQIHAQLRMLENVEGVFADPEARYLSPEVLRTWSYTNPTRRIDVAAYGERERALYPLMRAFTRALQKEGARLVVGTDASDVGLFPGASVHRELGELVDAGLSPYAALCAATRDAGAFIQEHVDPAARFGTVAVGQHADLMLLPANPLEDVGRVGQALGVMSRGLWLPREKLQRMRDKAAKALPGR
- a CDS encoding peptide MFS transporter; this translates as MQTLASPPPPPPAGAEDGAVLPREPHGFFGHPRGLSTLFFTEMWERFSYYGMKALLILFMTASAAQGGLGFDTNKASAIYGLYTAAVYLTALPGGWIADRFIGQRHAVLVGGIIIALGHFSMALPGVAFFYLGLLLIVTGTGLLKPNISAMVGGLYAPGDARRDAGFSIFYMGINIGVSVAPIVLGYLGENVSWHAGFGLAGVGMVFGLIQYVAGARHLGDVGRPTPRAGEASASGGSSGGVALGLGVAVVALLGGAQALGIVDMTSAVGLAHTVLLIIVALSVAVFGYYFTAGGLDAQEKRRLGVIGVFFLGSFIFWAGFEQAGSSLNLFARSLTDREVFGWLMPASFLQSVNGVFIIALAPVFAWLWVRLSRRGREPSSPAKFSLGLVMLGAGFLVMVAASLAAAGGQKVSPMWLVLTYLLHTFGELCLSPVGLSTVTKLSPPRAVGQMMGVWFLSMALGNLIAGRVAGQFESMPLPQLFGQVALVTLVAGGVLAACVKPLRGMMGGVR
- a CDS encoding lycopene cyclase domain-containing protein; this translates as MMDSRWAYFIHLMAWAGPFILLQAVVLRLYFRERAGPIFRAALVPALVVGVYLSIADHLAIAEGIWGFGEGKHLGIYLGAVPLEELLFFVLTSVMVALGLTLFLALLSRREARVP
- a CDS encoding lysophospholipid acyltransferase family protein gives rise to the protein MIHAAKGGLLGGVADGYVGWKFRSAFRGLWVRGPLEGGAQARLVYANHTNWWDGFVLHQLGRAAGWDAYCVMEEHNLARYRFLSRLGAFSIRRGEGSSSLETLRYARGLLRKPRAAVCIFPEGELRPFGARELRLERGVELLARVGQVPCVPLAIRYVFFEHERPDVLVQVGEAHAAGPLARFQEALSATVRALESVTSLEGFTRCVAGARGVAERWDAVRGRSHG